A stretch of the Pristis pectinata isolate sPriPec2 chromosome 7, sPriPec2.1.pri, whole genome shotgun sequence genome encodes the following:
- the LOC127572356 gene encoding thioredoxin-like — protein sequence MGVRKLENQKDFEMVLKEAGCKLVVIDFSATWCGPCKVISPFFDNLAEANTSVVFCEVDVDDAADIAEHCAINCMPTFQFYKNGEKLYEFSGANKTTLEEKIKELQ from the exons ATGGGAGTCCGTAAACTGGAGAACCAG AAAGATTTTGAAATGGTGCTGAAGGAGGCAGGATGCAAATTGGTTGTTATTGACTTCTCTGCAACATGGTGTGGGCCTTGTAAAGTAATCAGTCCATTCTTCGAT AATCTGGCAGAAGCCAATACAAGTGTGGTTTTCTGTGAAGTAGACGTGGATGATGCAGCT GATATTGCAGAACACTGTGCTATAAATTGTATGCCAACATTCCAATTCTACAAGAATGGAGAGAAG TTGTACGAGTTTTCTGGAGCTAATAAAAcgactttggaagaaaaaattaaAGAGCTGCAGTAA